In Streptococcus respiraculi, one DNA window encodes the following:
- a CDS encoding NAD(P)H-dependent oxidoreductase — MANVLFLVGSLREGSFNHQMAQQAEELLKGKATVTYLDYSQVPVFNQDLETPVLPAIAAAREAVNQADAIWIFSPVYNYGIPGPVKNILDWLSRALDLSNPKGVSILQDKLITVSAAANGGHEPLFAAYSALLPFIRTQVVGEFTASPINPDAWATGQFVLSEETAAKLEKQATDLLAAIG, encoded by the coding sequence ATGGCAAATGTATTATTTTTAGTCGGTTCACTTCGTGAAGGTTCATTCAATCACCAAATGGCACAACAAGCTGAGGAATTGTTAAAAGGAAAAGCAACTGTGACTTACCTTGACTACAGTCAAGTGCCTGTCTTTAACCAAGACCTTGAAACACCTGTCCTTCCTGCTATTGCAGCAGCTCGTGAAGCTGTCAATCAAGCAGATGCTATCTGGATTTTCTCCCCTGTTTATAACTATGGCATTCCTGGTCCAGTGAAAAATATTCTTGACTGGCTCAGCCGAGCGCTTGACTTGTCAAATCCAAAAGGGGTTTCTATCCTCCAAGATAAATTGATTACTGTATCTGCTGCTGCGAACGGCGGACATGAGCCACTCTTTGCAGCCTACAGTGCCCTTCTTCCATTTATCCGTACACAAGTTGTGGGTGAATTTACAGCTTCACCAATCAATCCAGACGCATGGGCAACTGGTCAATTCGTCCTTTCGGAAGAAACAGCTGCGAAATTAGAAAAACAAGCTACTGACCTTCTTGCAGCGATTGGATAA
- the trhA gene encoding PAQR family membrane homeostasis protein TrhA has product MNQSFKLSLPLSFGEEVGNAVTHAVSAFLMLVLLPFSAIYSYERGGLIQAIGASIFIISLFLMFLSSTIYHSMAYGSTHKYILRIIDHSMIYIAIAGSYTPVLLTLMPNWQGYLILVIQWATTIFGILYKIFAQKINERFSLALYLIMGWLVVLIVPQVVSQTEPTFWFLMLAGGISYSIGAMFYAKKKPYFHMIWHLFIILASLLQYLAIVFYMV; this is encoded by the coding sequence ATGAACCAAAGCTTTAAACTGTCCCTCCCCCTCTCCTTTGGTGAAGAGGTGGGCAATGCCGTCACCCATGCGGTTAGCGCATTTTTAATGTTAGTACTACTCCCGTTCTCAGCCATTTATAGCTATGAAAGGGGTGGCTTAATTCAGGCGATTGGAGCCTCTATTTTCATCATTAGCCTCTTTCTGATGTTTCTTTCCTCAACCATTTACCATTCTATGGCTTATGGTTCGACTCACAAGTATATTTTACGAATCATCGACCATAGCATGATTTACATTGCCATTGCAGGTAGCTACACTCCAGTTCTGTTGACACTCATGCCCAACTGGCAGGGCTACCTAATTTTGGTCATTCAATGGGCGACGACGATTTTTGGTATTCTCTATAAAATTTTCGCCCAAAAAATCAACGAGCGCTTCAGTCTCGCTCTCTATCTCATCATGGGCTGGTTGGTGGTGCTGATTGTACCGCAGGTGGTCAGCCAAACGGAACCTACATTCTGGTTTCTCATGCTGGCAGGCGGGATTTCCTATAGTATCGGCGCTATGTTCTATGCCAAGAAAAAGCCTTACTTCCACATGATATGGCATTTGTTCATCATTCTAGCCAGCCTCTTGCAGTACCTTGCGATTGTCTTTTACATGGTCTAA
- the proC gene encoding pyrroline-5-carboxylate reductase, whose translation MKVGFIGLGNMGSAIALSISKQEGVELLLSNHNQVRAEKLQAQIGGQLLSNLEIVQQADIIFLGVKPHLLTVLLEGMEDAIAENASAIWISMAAGIRLDQLTQYLPTSQVVRIMPNTPVAIGQGMTTYALINPELADVTEQLLSQSGQVKRVDEKLMDAATALAGCGPAFVYQLIEAMMDAGVAHGLTASEAKHLAAQTLLGSAQMVLESSKHPAQLRQEVTSPGGSTIAGVIELEKEGFRYAIMAAIKAAIKRTKDLGLK comes from the coding sequence ATGAAAGTTGGATTTATCGGACTGGGGAATATGGGCTCGGCTATCGCCCTTTCCATCTCGAAACAAGAGGGAGTAGAATTACTACTGAGCAATCATAACCAAGTGCGTGCAGAGAAATTGCAAGCGCAAATCGGAGGGCAGCTTCTCTCCAATCTTGAGATTGTTCAGCAAGCAGATATCATCTTTTTAGGGGTCAAACCTCATTTGCTAACGGTTCTTCTTGAGGGTATGGAAGATGCTATTGCGGAAAACGCGTCCGCCATTTGGATTTCTATGGCAGCAGGTATTCGCTTAGACCAGCTGACTCAGTATTTACCAACTAGTCAAGTGGTTCGGATTATGCCCAATACCCCTGTTGCAATCGGCCAAGGGATGACAACCTATGCTCTCATCAATCCTGAATTGGCGGATGTGACCGAGCAACTCTTATCCCAATCAGGGCAGGTTAAACGAGTAGATGAAAAGCTGATGGACGCTGCGACTGCTCTTGCAGGATGTGGCCCAGCCTTTGTCTATCAATTGATTGAAGCCATGATGGATGCAGGAGTAGCGCACGGCTTGACCGCTTCTGAAGCTAAACACTTGGCTGCACAGACCTTACTAGGTTCGGCCCAAATGGTGTTGGAAAGCAGCAAGCACCCCGCCCAGCTGAGACAGGAAGTCACCTCACCAGGAGGCTCAACCATTGCAGGAGTTATCGAACTCGAAAAAGAAGGCTTTCGCTATGCCATTATGGCAGCCATAAAAGCAGCCATTAAACGGACGAAAGATTTGGGACTAAAATAA
- the yaaA gene encoding peroxide stress protein YaaA — protein sequence MKIILPNAKELNTNLENHPFAPLSEKSRAVLEALGQMSAADLAAFYKLKEDKAELEADRWHRMIHQQAKSYPAWMLYDGLMYRYMKRRDLSEVEEAYLAQHVLIATGFYGLIAPFTLISPHRLDFQGQLKVEGQSLKQFWRAQYDEQLADEDLIISLASSEFEQVFSPAIQKRMVQIVFMEDKEGELKVHSTISKKGRGRLVSLMAEKNVQTLDEIRQLTFDDFAYRADLSEDAKLIFVRKHAAF from the coding sequence ATGAAAATCATCCTTCCAAATGCAAAAGAATTAAATACTAATTTAGAAAATCATCCCTTTGCTCCTTTGTCTGAAAAGAGTAGGGCCGTTCTGGAGGCTCTAGGCCAGATGTCAGCCGCAGACTTGGCAGCTTTCTACAAATTAAAGGAAGATAAGGCAGAGCTTGAAGCCGACCGTTGGCATCGTATGATTCATCAGCAAGCTAAGTCCTATCCCGCTTGGATGTTGTACGATGGCCTCATGTACCGCTATATGAAACGCCGGGACTTGAGTGAGGTTGAAGAAGCTTATCTCGCTCAGCATGTCTTGATTGCGACTGGTTTTTATGGCTTAATCGCACCTTTTACCTTGATTTCTCCGCATCGCTTGGATTTTCAAGGACAGCTAAAAGTAGAAGGGCAATCGCTCAAGCAATTTTGGCGGGCGCAGTACGATGAACAGTTAGCAGATGAAGACTTGATTATTTCTCTTGCTTCGTCTGAGTTTGAGCAGGTCTTTTCACCAGCTATCCAAAAGCGCATGGTACAGATTGTCTTTATGGAGGATAAAGAGGGAGAACTGAAAGTTCACTCCACCATTTCTAAGAAAGGGCGGGGGCGCCTCGTGTCACTCATGGCAGAAAAGAATGTTCAGACCCTCGATGAGATTCGTCAGTTGACCTTTGACGACTTTGCTTATCGGGCGGATCTGTCAGAAGACGCAAAGTTGATTTTTGTACGAAAACATGCTGCATTCTGA
- a CDS encoding DUF1836 domain-containing protein, with the protein MMSSLPNWQQLPNLELYLDQVLLYINQETSPFLAHHEKPLTASMVNNYVKHGYIPKPVKKKYNRAHLARLIILSICKPIFPIADIQEIIDLLKKDHEAAELYNAFVACFSGNETAEYPTILQKACQTIHFYQETLALIPSLKGEDYEPKL; encoded by the coding sequence ATGATGAGTTCTTTACCTAACTGGCAGCAATTACCTAATTTGGAGCTGTATCTGGATCAAGTCCTACTCTATATCAACCAAGAGACCAGTCCTTTTTTAGCACATCATGAAAAGCCACTTACGGCTTCTATGGTCAATAACTATGTTAAGCACGGCTATATTCCCAAGCCTGTCAAGAAAAAGTACAATCGTGCACATCTGGCTCGTCTCATTATTCTCAGTATCTGTAAACCAATTTTTCCGATTGCAGATATTCAAGAAATCATTGATCTTTTGAAAAAGGACCACGAAGCAGCTGAGCTTTACAATGCTTTTGTCGCTTGCTTTTCAGGTAATGAAACGGCGGAGTATCCGACCATTTTGCAAAAGGCTTGTCAGACCATTCACTTTTACCAAGAAACGCTTGCACTCATTCCAAGTTTAAAAGGAGAAGACTATGAACCAAAGCTTTAA
- a CDS encoding DegV family protein, with protein MAKWKIVADSGCDYKELANLAPDTLFEIVPLTVRIENQHFLDDASLDIDQMMEAMYASSDAAGSACPSPQAYEAAYQGADNVIVLTLTGSLSGSYNSARVAKEMFLEEHPEVNIHLIDTLSAGGEMDLLVGEINRLIASGLDYEGVVSAITDYQTKTKLLFVLAKVNNLVKNGRLSKLVGAVVGLLNIRMVGEASSEGKLELLQKARGHKKSVTTAFEEILKAGYKGGRIVIAHRNNDKFCHQFSELVRNMYPNALIEALPTSGLCSFYAEENGLLMGYEI; from the coding sequence ATGGCTAAATGGAAAATTGTCGCAGATTCAGGGTGTGATTATAAAGAACTAGCGAATCTCGCGCCAGATACCCTATTTGAAATTGTTCCCTTGACAGTACGCATTGAAAATCAGCATTTCCTTGATGATGCAAGCCTTGATATTGATCAGATGATGGAAGCTATGTATGCTTCATCAGACGCAGCAGGTTCAGCATGCCCGAGTCCGCAGGCCTACGAGGCTGCCTATCAAGGTGCTGACAACGTGATTGTCCTAACCCTAACTGGCTCTCTGTCTGGTAGTTACAATAGCGCTCGTGTTGCGAAAGAGATGTTTTTGGAAGAACATCCAGAGGTTAATATTCATTTGATTGATACACTTTCGGCTGGTGGGGAAATGGATTTGCTAGTCGGAGAAATCAATCGTTTGATTGCTTCAGGTCTTGATTACGAGGGAGTGGTGTCAGCTATTACCGACTATCAGACAAAAACCAAGTTGCTTTTTGTTCTTGCTAAGGTCAATAATCTAGTCAAAAATGGACGCTTGAGTAAGCTGGTTGGAGCAGTCGTTGGGCTTCTTAATATCCGTATGGTTGGTGAAGCAAGTAGCGAAGGCAAGCTCGAGTTACTTCAAAAAGCGCGTGGTCATAAGAAATCTGTCACGACAGCCTTTGAAGAAATTCTCAAAGCAGGTTATAAGGGTGGACGAATCGTGATTGCCCACCGTAACAATGACAAATTCTGCCACCAATTCTCGGAATTGGTGCGCAACATGTATCCCAACGCCCTGATTGAAGCCCTACCAACTTCTGGATTATGTAGCTTTTACGCAGAAGAAAATGGTCTTCTTATGGGGTATGAAATTTAA
- a CDS encoding GNAT family N-acetyltransferase, which yields MITLRPIDEDNFQACIALTVSVAEEDFVDPVLYSLAEAWLYRNCMEAFGIYHQDQLIGFVSLYIHNEHSEIINFLIDDAFQGQGYGSQAAQHSMQYLQEKHHTKRISLPVHIKNEKAKKFWIKQGFHPSDNIEDFYLFMRYFPSYS from the coding sequence ATGATTACACTCAGACCAATTGATGAGGACAATTTTCAGGCTTGTATTGCGTTGACAGTGAGCGTTGCAGAGGAGGATTTTGTAGACCCTGTCTTGTATTCGCTAGCAGAAGCCTGGCTTTACCGTAATTGCATGGAAGCCTTTGGCATTTATCATCAAGACCAGTTAATTGGCTTTGTGTCACTCTATATTCATAATGAACACTCTGAGATCATCAACTTTTTGATTGATGATGCTTTTCAAGGTCAAGGCTATGGCAGCCAAGCAGCCCAACATTCGATGCAGTATTTGCAAGAAAAGCACCATACGAAGCGCATATCACTCCCTGTTCATATCAAAAATGAAAAGGCCAAGAAATTTTGGATCAAGCAAGGTTTTCACCCGTCTGACAACATTGAAGATTTCTATTTGTTTATGAGATATTTCCCCTCTTACTCGTAG
- a CDS encoding glutamate-5-semialdehyde dehydrogenase, with product MTTTQALLDSLLGHKSAINLASTEQKNTALVAMADQLEADCEQILVANSRDMEQAQGLIAPVMQDRLLLTAERVQAMADGIRTLVALPDPVGLTLDDYQAENGLRIQKTSIPFGVIGMIYESRPNVTSDAAALAIKSGNAVILRGGKEAFHSSQAIVTALKAGLVKAGIAPEVMELVQDTSRASALELMTAKGKIDLLVPRGGAGLIQAVVEQATVPVIETGTGICHVYVDQEADLEKATSIVLNAKTSRPSVCNAAEVLLVHQDIAATFLPMLEEQLAGQVELRADNQALTYLHHAQLAGTADFDTEFLDYILAVKVVADVAEAAVHIAAHSTGHSEAIITESAETAAYFTRMVDSAAIYVNASTRFTDGGEFGLGCELGISTQKMHARGPMGLREMTTYKYIITGTGQLR from the coding sequence ATGACTACAACACAAGCCTTATTAGACAGTCTTTTAGGACATAAGTCGGCTATCAACTTGGCAAGTACAGAGCAAAAAAATACGGCACTTGTGGCGATGGCAGACCAGCTTGAAGCAGATTGTGAGCAGATTTTAGTAGCAAATAGCCGTGATATGGAGCAGGCACAAGGCCTTATTGCTCCAGTTATGCAGGATAGACTGCTCTTAACAGCAGAGCGGGTACAGGCAATGGCAGACGGGATTAGGACCTTGGTTGCTCTTCCAGATCCGGTCGGTCTGACTCTTGATGACTATCAGGCAGAAAACGGTCTTCGGATTCAGAAAACCTCCATTCCCTTTGGAGTGATTGGCATGATTTATGAAAGCAGACCAAATGTGACGTCAGATGCGGCGGCGCTTGCGATTAAGAGTGGAAATGCGGTCATTCTCCGCGGTGGAAAAGAAGCCTTTCATTCCAGTCAAGCTATTGTCACCGCCTTAAAAGCAGGTCTTGTCAAAGCAGGAATTGCGCCAGAAGTGATGGAACTGGTACAGGACACCAGCCGCGCTTCGGCTCTTGAGCTGATGACTGCAAAAGGGAAGATTGATTTGTTAGTGCCACGAGGTGGAGCAGGCTTGATTCAAGCGGTGGTGGAGCAGGCAACGGTCCCTGTTATTGAAACAGGGACAGGGATTTGCCATGTTTATGTGGATCAAGAAGCGGACTTGGAAAAGGCGACATCGATTGTTCTCAATGCTAAAACCAGCCGTCCATCTGTCTGCAATGCGGCAGAAGTGCTTCTGGTTCATCAAGATATCGCAGCAACATTCTTGCCGATGTTGGAAGAGCAATTGGCAGGTCAAGTCGAATTGCGGGCAGATAATCAAGCTCTTACTTATTTGCATCATGCTCAATTGGCAGGAACTGCTGATTTTGATACAGAATTTTTAGACTATATCTTAGCCGTGAAAGTCGTTGCAGATGTGGCAGAAGCGGCTGTCCATATTGCGGCACATTCAACAGGTCATAGCGAAGCCATCATAACAGAAAGTGCGGAAACAGCAGCCTATTTCACTCGAATGGTTGATTCAGCAGCCATCTATGTCAATGCTTCGACCCGTTTTACAGATGGAGGTGAATTCGGTCTAGGCTGCGAACTGGGTATTTCTACCCAGAAAATGCACGCCCGAGGTCCAATGGGTTTGCGTGAAATGACCACCTACAAGTATATTATTACAGGTACAGGGCAGCTACGCTAG
- a CDS encoding TetR/AcrR family transcriptional regulator, producing the protein MQKRTISPKSLKNLTQSNKEINQLTRESIETALLFLLEKKDMRQISISELVRKAGVSRNAFYRNYKSKEEILELAYERTSQHLMDKWQQIQKKVHEDGIQQSFSDFIQQQKDKVEDTKTFSNISQWIKDKTNQLNNR; encoded by the coding sequence ATGCAAAAACGGACAATTTCTCCTAAATCCTTAAAAAATTTAACCCAATCCAATAAAGAAATCAATCAATTAACCCGTGAATCCATTGAGACAGCCCTACTTTTTTTGCTGGAAAAAAAGGATATGCGGCAAATCTCGATTTCCGAATTGGTTCGAAAAGCAGGGGTTTCCCGCAACGCTTTTTACCGCAACTATAAATCAAAAGAAGAAATTTTAGAATTGGCTTATGAAAGAACCTCACAACATCTCATGGACAAGTGGCAACAGATTCAAAAAAAGGTCCACGAAGATGGGATTCAGCAGAGCTTTTCAGACTTTATCCAGCAGCAAAAAGACAAGGTCGAAGATACCAAAACCTTTTCAAACATCAGTCAGTGGATTAAGGATAAGACCAATCAGTTGAATAACAGATAA
- a CDS encoding PLP-dependent aminotransferase family protein — MTTKYQTIIQDIITGIEQHHFKRGQKLPSIRRLSEQYHCSKDTVQKAMLELKYQNRIYAVEKSGYYILEDQDFQDKTVSLNPEDFLQLPYEDFRTCVHESLIGRENYLFNYYHQQEGLEELVASLHQLLMDYHVYCKKDQLVITAGSQQALYILTQMQLANGKEEVLVEEPTYYRMRTLLEQQSLPFQTIERTLDGIDVTQLEQIFKSGKIKYFYTIPRLHNPLGTTYDRDTQQAIVQLADQYDVYVIEDDYLADFDSAKTLPLHYLDSHDRVIYIKSFTPTLFPALRLGGIVLPHHLREPFLEHKRLIDYDTNLIMQKALSLYIDNGMFARNTRHLYQLKEEHQAEMRELLTQYQLPYPYQLAQEQLTIQLPKGKLTARLKHGVRQGTIMGAKSYDYLQLPYSTDFAKQLRHILEELTEAR, encoded by the coding sequence ATGACTACTAAATACCAAACAATCATTCAGGATATTATCACAGGAATTGAGCAGCATCATTTTAAACGAGGGCAAAAACTGCCTTCTATTCGCAGGCTGAGTGAGCAGTATCACTGTAGCAAGGACACCGTTCAAAAGGCCATGCTCGAGCTGAAATACCAAAATCGGATTTATGCAGTGGAAAAAAGTGGCTACTACATTTTAGAAGATCAAGATTTTCAAGACAAGACGGTCTCGCTTAATCCAGAAGATTTCTTGCAGCTGCCCTACGAAGATTTTCGGACCTGCGTTCATGAAAGTCTGATTGGGCGAGAAAATTACCTCTTTAATTACTATCATCAGCAGGAAGGTCTGGAGGAATTGGTTGCTTCTCTCCACCAGCTGCTCATGGATTACCATGTCTATTGTAAAAAAGACCAGTTGGTCATTACGGCTGGAAGCCAACAGGCACTCTATATTCTGACCCAAATGCAGTTGGCGAATGGGAAAGAAGAAGTCTTGGTGGAAGAGCCGACCTACTATCGGATGAGAACCCTCTTGGAACAACAGTCACTACCATTTCAGACCATTGAACGAACCTTGGACGGGATTGATGTGACCCAGTTAGAGCAGATTTTCAAGAGCGGGAAGATAAAGTATTTCTATACCATTCCTCGTCTCCACAATCCCTTAGGAACGACTTATGACCGTGACACCCAGCAGGCTATTGTTCAACTAGCTGACCAGTATGACGTCTATGTGATTGAGGATGATTATCTGGCAGATTTTGATAGTGCAAAGACCCTGCCACTTCATTATCTTGATAGCCACGACCGTGTCATCTATATCAAGTCCTTTACACCGACCCTTTTCCCAGCCCTACGCTTGGGTGGAATCGTCCTGCCACACCACCTACGTGAGCCTTTCTTAGAACATAAGAGGTTGATTGATTATGATACCAATCTTATCATGCAAAAAGCCTTATCGCTCTATATTGACAACGGCATGTTTGCCCGCAATACGCGCCACCTTTATCAGCTAAAAGAGGAACACCAAGCAGAGATGAGGGAACTTCTAACCCAGTATCAACTCCCTTATCCCTACCAGCTCGCCCAAGAACAGCTGACCATTCAGCTTCCTAAAGGAAAGCTCACAGCCCGTCTCAAACATGGCGTAAGGCAAGGAACAATCATGGGAGCTAAGTCCTACGACTACCTCCAACTCCCCTATAGCACGGATTTTGCGAAACAGCTCCGACACATCCTTGAGGAACTGACCGAGGCTAGGTAA
- a CDS encoding rhodanese-like domain-containing protein → MRKTSIVLVILISIVAFFAYRHGEKATKPEETSRVGQWPIGRVEIGIKWSEASKDAQKYQIRFEQVLEAVKNGAKCYDVRSFIEYQLGHVEIAEHYPLATLGKQEFPALVHDVPIYLYGSDNGSSAQAAKLLRDEGFHYVYDLGSVDQIKAIGATVQGWWSSVG, encoded by the coding sequence ATGAGAAAAACAAGTATCGTCCTAGTCATTCTAATTAGTATCGTTGCGTTCTTTGCTTATAGGCATGGTGAAAAAGCGACCAAACCGGAGGAGACAAGTAGAGTAGGGCAATGGCCGATTGGTCGTGTGGAGATAGGAATCAAGTGGTCAGAGGCAAGTAAGGATGCGCAGAAGTATCAAATTCGCTTTGAGCAGGTGCTTGAGGCTGTCAAAAATGGCGCTAAGTGCTATGATGTGCGCTCTTTTATCGAATACCAGCTAGGGCATGTGGAGATTGCAGAACATTATCCGTTAGCGACCCTAGGCAAGCAAGAATTTCCAGCCTTGGTCCACGATGTACCTATTTATCTCTATGGTTCAGATAATGGCTCGTCAGCTCAGGCAGCCAAGCTCTTGCGCGATGAGGGCTTTCACTATGTCTATGATTTAGGAAGTGTAGACCAGATAAAGGCGATTGGTGCGACCGTTCAGGGTTGGTGGTCATCTGTCGGATAA
- the proB gene encoding glutamate 5-kinase — protein sequence MKDMLIVFKVGTSSLTQENGSLDRIKIARITNQLAQLHQQGYQLVLVTSGSIAAGFRRLGFDKRPIKIAEKQASAAVGQGLLIEEYTQNLMKDGIVSAQVLLTQDDFADARRYQNASQALQVLLHQHAIPIINENDTIAIEEIKVGDNDTLSAQVASLLKADLLVLLTDVDGLYTANPNTDPNAKHLSEIAEIRDELFAMAAGAGSSNGTGGMTTKLQAAQIATRSGVPVFICSSKEDTALLQAVTQANKGTLFLADRQAMNQRKQWLAFYARTEASVEIDRGAAEAMLRKGRSLLVAGIKAIEGKFQSGDIVSVYSQETHRIIGKGRVKLSSEELEQKLSTEKAEGIFIHRNDWVSL from the coding sequence ATGAAAGATATGCTAATCGTCTTTAAGGTGGGGACTAGCTCGCTCACACAGGAAAATGGTAGTTTGGATCGTATCAAAATTGCCCGTATTACCAATCAATTGGCCCAGCTACATCAGCAGGGCTACCAGTTGGTCTTAGTGACGTCAGGCTCGATTGCGGCTGGTTTTCGTCGTTTGGGGTTTGACAAACGGCCGATTAAGATTGCAGAAAAGCAGGCTAGTGCTGCGGTGGGCCAGGGACTCTTGATTGAGGAATATACCCAAAATCTTATGAAAGACGGGATTGTATCAGCTCAGGTTCTTCTAACGCAAGACGATTTTGCAGACGCAAGACGTTACCAAAATGCCTCCCAAGCCTTGCAGGTTTTACTGCATCAACATGCCATTCCCATTATCAATGAAAATGATACGATTGCGATTGAAGAAATCAAGGTCGGAGACAATGATACCTTGTCTGCCCAAGTTGCATCGCTCCTAAAAGCAGATTTGCTGGTGTTGTTGACAGATGTGGATGGTCTTTATACAGCCAATCCAAATACAGATCCTAACGCCAAGCATTTGTCAGAAATTGCAGAGATTCGCGACGAATTATTTGCCATGGCAGCTGGAGCAGGATCTTCCAACGGAACAGGTGGTATGACGACAAAATTGCAGGCAGCGCAGATTGCGACCAGATCAGGTGTACCAGTTTTTATCTGCTCTTCAAAGGAAGATACGGCTCTCTTACAGGCAGTTACCCAAGCCAATAAAGGGACTTTGTTCTTGGCGGATAGACAAGCAATGAACCAGCGCAAGCAATGGCTGGCCTTTTATGCACGGACTGAAGCCTCTGTTGAGATTGATAGAGGGGCAGCAGAAGCCATGCTGAGAAAGGGTCGTAGCCTACTGGTTGCAGGGATCAAAGCAATTGAAGGGAAATTTCAGTCGGGTGATATTGTGTCTGTCTACAGTCAGGAGACGCACCGTATAATTGGAAAAGGTCGGGTCAAGCTCTCCTCAGAAGAATTAGAACAGAAACTCTCCACTGAAAAAGCGGAAGGTATCTTTATTCACCGCAACGACTGGGTCAGCCTATAG